The segment GGTTCTATCTTATCTACTTCATCAACGTTTTTAAGTCTAAAGGCTTTTATTACTCTGTTTGATCCTATGTATTCACAATCTTCTGGTGTTTCGTCTCCGTGGAGTTGGGCAAAATCAAGGTGGGCATAGCTAAGTATCTCCAAAACGTTTCTTGGGTCTTCATTTACAAATACCCCAACTTTTAATACAAAAGGTGGAAGTTGAGAGGTTATTTTCCTTATATCCTTAGCCTTTATAAATCTTTTACTTTTAGGATATAGAATAAAACCTAAAACGTCTGCTCCAAATTCACAGGCCATGGTGGCATCTTCAAGGTTTGTTATTCCACATATTTTTACTTTTGTCATTCCGACCTCCTTTTTTAGCTTTTTCTAAAATTTCGTTCTAGAAAGGAAAGAATATCACTTAAACCACTTTTTGTAATTAATTCCTATGGCTAAGTTATCTTTTCTCAGTTCGCTTAAACCGGTAGAGAGATTTAGTTGAAAAAGAAGATTATCCTTTCCAAAGATGCTTTTACCAAAACCTACGGTGGTGATTCCACCAAAACCATAGGCTTGATTGTAGAAAACAACTCCTTCGAAGAAAGGTTTAAGTTTCTTATGAGGTTTATCTTTACTGCTTACGCCAATTGAAACCTTTGCTCCAACCTGAAAATAACTATCAGGAAGTAATCTTTGATTATCTTGTTCTCTAAACCTGTTGGCTTCCAGAAATTCTCCTAAGGCTATATCAGGATATTGGAACCTTAAGTAGTAGTTAACTTCTGCAGAAAGTTTTTCACCATACCCTACGACTTCTCCACTAAAAAGTGAAAACTTTTTCTTTCCATAAATGGAACTTAATCGAAGTCTATTTAATGCTGGATAAGTTATTGAAACTAGAAATTCATCCTTCTTTCCTTCCCAGAAAAGATGGTCGGTTTCGGTGGCAGAAAAGTTTTTTCTTACAAGTAAAGATAAGTTCCTTCCTTCTAATGAAGTTTCTATACTTTCTACTTTATCTTTGGTTTTTAAAATTCCGCCAGAAACTTTCAGCTTTCCTATGGATAATTCTTTTTCG is part of the Desulfurobacteriaceae bacterium genome and harbors:
- a CDS encoding phosphoribosylanthranilate isomerase, with amino-acid sequence MTKVKICGITNLEDATMACEFGADVLGFILYPKSKRFIKAKDIRKITSQLPPFVLKVGVFVNEDPRNVLEILSYAHLDFAQLHGDETPEDCEYIGSNRVIKAFRLKNVDEVDKIEP